From a single Miscanthus floridulus cultivar M001 chromosome 8, ASM1932011v1, whole genome shotgun sequence genomic region:
- the LOC136476356 gene encoding UDP-N-acetylglucosamine diphosphorylase 1-like isoform X1, which yields MAAKGVKYVDCYGVDNVLVRVADPTFLGYFIDRGASAAAKVVRKAYPQEKVGVFVQGGKGGPLSVVEYSEMDAAMTTEINQTTGRLRYCWSNVCLHMFTLDFLNQVTNSLEKDSIYHLAEKRIPSVHGYTSGLKLEQFIFDVFNYSPSTALFEVLREEEFAPVKNANGATYDTPDSARLMLLRLHSRWVAAGDFLTHSVPLYMTGVEVSPLCSYVGENLEAICRGRTFHAPSEISF from the exons ATGGCTGCAAAAGGTGTTAAGTATGTAGATTGCTATGGAGTTGATAATGTATTG GTCCGTGTTGCAGATCCAACATTCCTAGGATACTTCATTGACAGAggtgcatctgctgctgctaagGTTGTCAGGAAG GCATATCCACAAGAGAAAGTTGGAGTATTTGTTCAGGGTGGAAAGGGTGGACCCCTCTCTGTAGTTGAATACAGTGAAATGGATGCAGCTATGACAACTGAAATCAATCAAACTACTGGCCGCCTTCGTTATTGCTGGAGCAAT GTCTGCTTGCATATGTTCACTTTGGATTTTCTGAACCAAGTGACAAACAGTCTTGAAAAGGATAGCAT TTACCATCTAGCTGAGAAGAGAATTCCTTCAGTCCATGGGTACACATCAGGCTTAAAGCTTGAACAATTTATATTTGATGTGTTCAACTATTCTCCTTCAACAGCTCTTTTTGAG GTTTTGCGTGAGGAGGAATTTGCGCCAGTGAAGAATGCTAATGGTGCAACTTATGACACTCCTGATAGTGCCAGATTAATGCTGCTTCGGCTTCATAGCCGATGGGTTGCTGCAGGTGACTTCTTGACTCATTCTGTGCCCTTGTATATGACAG GAGTTGAAGTTTCTCCGCTTTGCTCTTATGTTGGAGAGAATCTAGAAGCCATATGCAGAGGAAGAACATTCCATGCACCAAGTGAGATTTCATTCTAG
- the LOC136476356 gene encoding UDP-N-acetylglucosamine diphosphorylase 1-like isoform X2, with translation MAAKGVKYVDCYGVDNVLVRVADPTFLGYFIDRGASAAAKVVRKAYPQEKVGVFVQGGKGGPLSVVEYSEMDAAMTTEINQTTGRLRYCWSNVCLHMFTLDFLNQVTNSLEKDSIYHLAEKRIPSVHGYTSGLKLEQFIFDVFNYSPSTALFEVLREEEFAPVKNANGATYDTPDSARLMLLRLHSRWVAAGVEVSPLCSYVGENLEAICRGRTFHAPSEISF, from the exons ATGGCTGCAAAAGGTGTTAAGTATGTAGATTGCTATGGAGTTGATAATGTATTG GTCCGTGTTGCAGATCCAACATTCCTAGGATACTTCATTGACAGAggtgcatctgctgctgctaagGTTGTCAGGAAG GCATATCCACAAGAGAAAGTTGGAGTATTTGTTCAGGGTGGAAAGGGTGGACCCCTCTCTGTAGTTGAATACAGTGAAATGGATGCAGCTATGACAACTGAAATCAATCAAACTACTGGCCGCCTTCGTTATTGCTGGAGCAAT GTCTGCTTGCATATGTTCACTTTGGATTTTCTGAACCAAGTGACAAACAGTCTTGAAAAGGATAGCAT TTACCATCTAGCTGAGAAGAGAATTCCTTCAGTCCATGGGTACACATCAGGCTTAAAGCTTGAACAATTTATATTTGATGTGTTCAACTATTCTCCTTCAACAGCTCTTTTTGAG GTTTTGCGTGAGGAGGAATTTGCGCCAGTGAAGAATGCTAATGGTGCAACTTATGACACTCCTGATAGTGCCAGATTAATGCTGCTTCGGCTTCATAGCCGATGGGTTGCTGCAG GAGTTGAAGTTTCTCCGCTTTGCTCTTATGTTGGAGAGAATCTAGAAGCCATATGCAGAGGAAGAACATTCCATGCACCAAGTGAGATTTCATTCTAG